Proteins co-encoded in one Hyphomicrobiales bacterium genomic window:
- a CDS encoding LamG domain-containing protein, with amino-acid sequence MGLARFALANAGQPQYEAQLDRSNPLVSRLRYAQLGSSLRDAVSGRFGVDSGGSTKAVGLKGGTREFVPASNQYVNLGTKDICSGYPLTVASWIRWDDVSATGFVAYSLNDTNCSAILGALGGSGWAANASSAPGYLQKGAQATGLNHFVTIHRNGTWDIYINGVIQPNGGTVSAWGQPAAGNHSIGGRLGGASLRPMDGQVQDLQVYQGELTPTEVQSLYRNHWQIWQAPGPSFVFPLPAAVGGDLNVSGTLGTATAAGYLATVDRKLEFTTTLGTATADGATATVNRKLEFTTALGTATADGATATVRWSELGIPDERWAPRRRMGLPRQCRMVPT; translated from the coding sequence ATGGGACTCGCCCGTTTCGCTCTGGCAAACGCAGGCCAGCCACAGTACGAGGCGCAGCTTGACCGGAGCAATCCGCTTGTCAGTCGGTTACGCTATGCGCAGCTCGGGTCGAGTTTGCGGGACGCTGTTTCTGGTCGTTTTGGCGTTGATAGCGGAGGGTCAACAAAAGCTGTCGGCCTAAAAGGGGGTACGCGTGAGTTCGTTCCGGCGAGCAATCAGTACGTAAACCTCGGCACGAAGGACATCTGTTCGGGCTATCCCCTGACGGTAGCTAGCTGGATACGATGGGACGACGTAAGCGCGACTGGGTTCGTCGCGTACTCGCTCAATGACACGAACTGTAGCGCGATTCTTGGCGCGCTTGGAGGGAGTGGGTGGGCGGCAAACGCGTCCTCGGCACCAGGATATCTGCAAAAAGGAGCACAAGCAACCGGGCTGAATCATTTCGTAACAATCCACCGAAACGGCACATGGGATATTTATATCAATGGTGTAATTCAGCCGAATGGCGGAACCGTATCGGCGTGGGGGCAGCCGGCGGCCGGTAATCATAGTATCGGCGGGCGGTTAGGCGGGGCCAGTTTAAGGCCTATGGATGGGCAGGTTCAAGACTTGCAGGTGTATCAAGGCGAACTGACCCCGACAGAAGTACAATCCCTCTATCGTAATCATTGGCAGATTTGGCAAGCTCCCGGCCCAAGCTTTGTTTTCCCGCTTCCAGCCGCCGTTGGTGGTGACTTAAACGTATCAGGCACGCTCGGCACAGCGACTGCTGCAGGCTACCTCGCAACCGTTGACCGTAAGTTGGAATTCACGACGACCTTGGGTACCGCGACGGCGGATGGGGCTACCGCGACAGTCAATCGTAAGTTGGAATTCACGACGGCCTTGGGTACCGCGACGGCGGATGGGGCTACCGCGACAGTCAGATGGTCCGAACTTGGAATTCCCGACGAACGCTGGGCACCGCGACGGCGGATGGGGCTACCGCGACAGTGCAGGATGGTGCCAACCTGA